The DNA window GGTTTGGACACAGTTCTTACCTGATACAGGTCGATGGCAAACGATTCCTGATAGATCCCGTTTTTAGCGGTAATGCTTCACCTATGCCCGGTTCTATAAAAGCATTTCCTGGTGCAGATTATTACAAACCGGAACATATGCCCGATATTGATTTCCTAATTATTTCACACGATCATTGGGATCATCTGGACTATAAAACCGTACAGGCTTTAAAAGATAAGGTAGGTAAAGTCATTTGTGGCTGCGGAACAGGCCAGCATTTTGAATATTGGGAATGGAATCCAGATAAAATTATAGAAAAAAACTGGTGGGAAACCGTAGAGCTGGGAGATGGCTTTACCCTTACCTTAACTCCGGCCAGACATTTTTCGGGAAGATTATTGAACAGAAATATCTCACTATGGACTTCCTTTGTATTAAAAACACCCACTAAAAATCTGTTTTTGGGTGGAGACAGCGGATATGGAAATCATTTTGTTGAAATCGGAAATAAATACGGCCCTTTCGATCTTGCTATCATGGAATGCGGGCAATACAACGAGAAATGGCCTTATATTCATACCCTGCCGGATCAGTTAATACAAGAAGTACAGGAACTGAAAGCGAAAAACTTTATGCCTGTACACAATTCGAAGTTTAAACTGGCACAACATGTCTGGTATGAACCTCTGGAACTGGCATCAAAAAATGCAGAAGCTCATCAGCAGGCTGTCACAATGCCTGTCATAGGTGAAAAAGTGGATCTGAACAACTTAGGTCATGTTTTCTGGAAAAAATGGTGGGAACCATTCATGTAATTTCCCAATAGTAAGAGTTTATTAAAAAAATAAAAACCTGCCCATAAGAGCAGGTTTTTCCTTATTATTAAAAAAAAAATCTCTACAAAGGCTCATTGTGATTCACCTTAGTATGGATAATATCATAAAATACAGCCGGATTAGTTGCATCTGGTGTAATTCTGTACGTAAATGTGGTTTCGTTCAGAACAAGAATATCAACAACCCTTGTAAAAGTTGGGGTAGTCAAAGTTCTCTTTTTACCATCCGGAGAAATAGACCATGTTCCTTCAGAGCGCAAAAC is part of the Chryseobacterium lactis genome and encodes:
- a CDS encoding MBL fold metallo-hydrolase — encoded protein: MNLVKQLGQFPDEKRKEYFNTLPNYANGKFQNILNTPALLEGESMTKALLGSLCKIENTSPESELPFVITDLKNLAPEENVLVWFGHSSYLIQVDGKRFLIDPVFSGNASPMPGSIKAFPGADYYKPEHMPDIDFLIISHDHWDHLDYKTVQALKDKVGKVICGCGTGQHFEYWEWNPDKIIEKNWWETVELGDGFTLTLTPARHFSGRLLNRNISLWTSFVLKTPTKNLFLGGDSGYGNHFVEIGNKYGPFDLAIMECGQYNEKWPYIHTLPDQLIQEVQELKAKNFMPVHNSKFKLAQHVWYEPLELASKNAEAHQQAVTMPVIGEKVDLNNLGHVFWKKWWEPFM